The Porphyrobacter sp. LM 6 sequence CGATCTGGCGCAACGCGGCCAATCCGGGGGCGAGCCTTGTGGTCGGCACCGACAAGAAGAGCGGGCTTTACGTCTATGACCTGAAGGGCGCGCAGAAGAGCTTTCTGCCTGCGCCAGGGCTCAACAATGTCGATCTGGTCGAACTGCCCGATGGCACCGTGCTGGCGCTGGCGAGCGACCGCAGCAATCTGGCGATGGCGCAAATCCATGTCAGCCGGCTCGATACCCGCACCGCGACCTTGTCCTTCGTGACCCGCGTGACGGTGGGCGCGGGCGAGGGCTATGGCATCTGCACCGGCGAGGTCGCAGCGGATGGATCGTTCACCGTCTACAGCGTGCCCAAGAACGGGGTGATCTACCGCACAGCGCTGCAATTTATGGGCAGCGAGCTGGCCGACCAGTCCGAACCGCTGGGCCGCGTGCCGACCCAGCCCGAAGGCTGCGTCTACGATCCGCGCACCGGAATGCTCTATATCGGCGAGGAACGCGCCGGCATCTGGGCGATGTTCGGGACATTCGAAGGCGGGCCGGAGAACCGCAAGCTGGTTGCTCCGATCGACAACACCATGCTCGTTGCCGATCTCGAAGGGCTCGCCATCGCGCCCGAAGGCGAAGACGGCGGCTACCTCGTCGCCTCCTCGCAGGGCGACAATGCTTATGCCGTGTTCCGCCTGCCCGACATGACGCCGGTGGGCCGGTTCCGGATCGCGGCTGGCGCCTTCGGCAGCACCGAGGAAACCGACGGGATCACGCTCGACAACCGCGATTTCGGGCCGGACTTCCCCGGCGGGCTGTTCATCGCGCAGGACGGGGTGAATGCGCCCGATGCGCAGAACTTCAAGTTTGCGCGTTGGGATGCGATCCTTGCCGCGCTGGGGGAGCGGCAGTAGGGTTGGCGTTATGACCAATCCCATCGCCATCACCCCCGATCGCCGCCGCTTCCTGGGCGCTACCGCCACCGCCTTTGCTGCTCTCGCCGCCAGCGGGTGTTCGTTCCGCAGCAGCTCCGGCGCAAGCAAAGGCCCCAGTGATGCACGGGCCGCATTCGCCGGATATGGGCCATTGGTGGCCGACCCTGCTGGCCTGCTCGACCTTCCGGAAGGCTTTTCCTATCGCGTGATCTCGCGGCTCGGCCAGCCGATGGGTGACGGCGGCACTGTGCCCGACCGCGCGGACGGCATGGGCTGTTTCGACCTCGGCAACGGCGAAATCGCGCTGGTTCGCAATCACGAACTGCAACCGCGCCATGATGCAGGCGGGCCGATTGCCAAGGGCTTCGGCAAACGCAATGGCGCTTTCGTGCCGGGCGGCACCACCACCATCGTCCTCGATGCCGAAACTCTGGCGGTGAAGCGCGAGTTCCGCAGTCTTGGCGGCACGATCCGCAATTGTTCGGGCGGGATTACGCCGTGGGGCACCTGGCTGACCTGCGAGGAAGCGCCGACCGGGCCGGGACAGCCCTATGGTGACGGGCTGGAGCAGAACCACGGCTGGGTGTTCGAAGTCCCCGCCAGCGCGCGCGGGCTGGTGGATGCCGTGCCGCTGAAGGCGATGGGCCGCTTCAACCATGAAGCGGCAGCGGTCGATCCGGCGACCGGCATCGTCTACATGACCGAAGACCGCGACGATGGGGTGCTTTACCGCTTCCTGCCGAAGGTGCCGGGCAAGCTGGCCGAGGGCGGGCGCTTGCAGGCGATGGTGGTCGAGGGGCTAACCGATACCCGCAACTGGAACGGCGCAGCGATGCCGGTGCGCCAATCCTACCGCGTCAGCTGGGTCGATCTGGACGACGTGGAATCCCCCAAGGACGATCTGCGCCAGCGCGCGGTCGCCAAGGGCGCGGCGCTGGTCGCGCGGGGCGAGGGGCTGCACATGGGCGACGATGCGGTGTTCGCGTGCTGCACCAGCGGCGGGGTCAAGCAACTGGGCCAGATCCTCAAGCTCACGCCCGGCGTTGCCGGTTTGTCCGACAGGGTCGAGCTGTTGTTCGAGAGCGAGAGCACCGATCAGTTCAACTATGGCGACAACCTCACCGTTGCGCCCAACGGCCATCTTATCGTGTGCGAGGACCAGTACACCGACGTGGTCAACAACCACATCCGCGGGATCACGCCGGCGGGTGAGGCCTATGATCTGGCGCGCCTGACCGCCCAGACCGAGTTGGCGGGCGGATGCTTCTCGCCCGATGGCAAAGTCCTGTTCGTGAATGTCTATTCGCCGACCAAGACGCTGGCGATCACGGGGCCCTGGTCGGTCTAGGCAGCGGTCCGATGGACGGCTTTTTGTTATCGCTGCTGCTGGTCTTCGCGCTTGCGCTGGGCGGGCGTGATCAGTGGCTGATCGCGCGCTGGGCTGATGCGCTGGGCCGCGGCGCGGGACTGTTGATGCTCGGCGTGGCCTGCGCGGTGATTGCTGCGTCACTGATGGCATGGGCCGGCGCAGCCCTAGCGGCGCAGCTGCCCCATCGCGCCGCACAGATGCTGGTCGCCGCCGCGCTGCTGCTGGCGGCGGGCGAGCTGGCATGGCCGGTTCGCACCGAGCCTCCGCGCGAGCCGACCCGTTCGCACGGCGCGCTCGCGATCGTGCTGCTGGCGCGGCAGGTGGGTGACGGCGCGCGGTTCGTGGTGTTCGCGCTCGCCGCCTGGGCGCATCTGCCCTTCGCGGCTGGTCTCGGCGGGGCGATGGGGGGAGCCGCAGCGATGGCGCTCGGCTGGTCGCTGGGGACAGGCGTGCTCAGCCGCTGGCCGCTGCCGACCTTGCGCCGCGTGCTCGCCGCCGGGCTGCTGGTGGCGGCGCTGTTCATCGGGATCGATGCGCGCACCGCCGCATAGCTATCCACAGCGAGCGGCGCCCATTTGCCGGAAGCGGCGCGTTTGCTATGCCTATGGCAATGCACAAGGTCTCCATCATCGAAGGCGCCGACAGCGCAGCGATTGCCGACTGGCTTGCGCGCAGCCTTAACGCCGCGCTGGCGCGCCAGGCGCTGACGCCGAAGGATCCGCGCCACCATGCCGTAGTGATTTCTGTGCCGGGCGGTTCGACCCCGTTCCCGATCTTCAGCGAACTGCTCACCCGCGATGTCGATTTCGCGCGGTTGATCGTCTGGCCGAATGACGACCGCATCGTGCCCGAGGATCATGAGGCTTCCAACACCGGCAAGATCCGTGCGCTGTTCGAACCCAGCGGCGCGCATGTCGTCGACCTGGCCGAGGATATGGGCGTGCCGCATTTCGATCTGGTGTGGCTCGGCATGGGCGAAGACGGGCATATCGCCTCGCTGTTCCCCAATACCGATCCGCAGGTGGATGATCCCCAGACCGTCAAGGTGCTGACCCCCGATCCGCTGCCTCCGCACGCCCCGTTCGACCGCGTGACGATGACACTGCCGACCCTGCTCGACACCGGCGAACTGATGTTCGTGATCCGCGGGGACGAAAAGCGCGCCCTGTTCGAAGCGGCGATGCGCGGCGAGCATGATCTTCCCGTCGCCCGCCTGCTGAAAGCGGCTGCGGCGCGCGACATTCCGGTCACCGTGTTCACCTGATGTCCGCCTTCCTGCCCGCCCCGCTCCACCGCGCGCTGATGCCGCTGGCGCATGGCGTGCGGCATTACTGGCGGCGCTGGCGCAAGACCCCGATTGCGGGGGTGAGCGTGGTGGTGAGCAACCTTTCGGGCGATGTCCTGCTGCTCAAGCATTCCTATGGC is a genomic window containing:
- a CDS encoding 6-phosphogluconolactonase, coding for MHKVSIIEGADSAAIADWLARSLNAALARQALTPKDPRHHAVVISVPGGSTPFPIFSELLTRDVDFARLIVWPNDDRIVPEDHEASNTGKIRALFEPSGAHVVDLAEDMGVPHFDLVWLGMGEDGHIASLFPNTDPQVDDPQTVKVLTPDPLPPHAPFDRVTMTLPTLLDTGELMFVIRGDEKRALFEAAMRGEHDLPVARLLKAAAARDIPVTVFT
- a CDS encoding phytase, which codes for MNRLLQGACLLPLVIAAACETVPPAITGSPAVSVTATAQTPPVGTANADAADDPAIWRNAANPGASLVVGTDKKSGLYVYDLKGAQKSFLPAPGLNNVDLVELPDGTVLALASDRSNLAMAQIHVSRLDTRTATLSFVTRVTVGAGEGYGICTGEVAADGSFTVYSVPKNGVIYRTALQFMGSELADQSEPLGRVPTQPEGCVYDPRTGMLYIGEERAGIWAMFGTFEGGPENRKLVAPIDNTMLVADLEGLAIAPEGEDGGYLVASSQGDNAYAVFRLPDMTPVGRFRIAAGAFGSTEETDGITLDNRDFGPDFPGGLFIAQDGVNAPDAQNFKFARWDAILAALGERQ
- a CDS encoding alkaline phosphatase PhoX, which codes for MTNPIAITPDRRRFLGATATAFAALAASGCSFRSSSGASKGPSDARAAFAGYGPLVADPAGLLDLPEGFSYRVISRLGQPMGDGGTVPDRADGMGCFDLGNGEIALVRNHELQPRHDAGGPIAKGFGKRNGAFVPGGTTTIVLDAETLAVKREFRSLGGTIRNCSGGITPWGTWLTCEEAPTGPGQPYGDGLEQNHGWVFEVPASARGLVDAVPLKAMGRFNHEAAAVDPATGIVYMTEDRDDGVLYRFLPKVPGKLAEGGRLQAMVVEGLTDTRNWNGAAMPVRQSYRVSWVDLDDVESPKDDLRQRAVAKGAALVARGEGLHMGDDAVFACCTSGGVKQLGQILKLTPGVAGLSDRVELLFESESTDQFNYGDNLTVAPNGHLIVCEDQYTDVVNNHIRGITPAGEAYDLARLTAQTELAGGCFSPDGKVLFVNVYSPTKTLAITGPWSV